One window of Chryseobacterium sp. JJR-5R genomic DNA carries:
- a CDS encoding M1 family metallopeptidase — translation MKKIYLFVLSVAVFQQLYSQNDNLEKKGLIAKEMKSFAHKMAAGNTNPNTLNYDLQYQRMDVTINPSVYNISGSVTSHFKPNQAINSIYFDLNNQMPVSQVTYHGQNLSFQQLSTKELKVNFTASLAANVLDSLTVYYSGAPSNANNAFFNGTQGGTAVLSTLNEPYGAQDWFPTKQSLNDKIEKFDIKVTTPSQYNVASNGKLMSETAVGNGQKRTFWRTQYPTAAYLVALSITNFVKLNDTMGNPPFPFVNYVFPSTASNTSSMSNIEWTKTVMNTFETYFGPYPFRNEKYGHMEFQAGGGMEHQTMSSMGSWGRGLIAHELAHQWFGDKVTCGAWNDIWLNEGFATFGEHLANEKLLMSNTEFLNYLLTQKNYVTGAPGGSVYVADSDLGNTGAIFSGRLSYSKGGYVLRMLKWILGDTAFYQALQQYHSRPALAYNYVKTQDFNASLLQSTGQDFTGFFNDWIYGEGYPIYDIRWKQTGNTLTFRASQTQSSPAVSFFEMSLPVKVNGTGGQVAYFSLNNTVNNQYFVQSVTFPVASVEFNYDYQILERNSTVSMDANLGTSELIKEAFALYPNPAKNELYIKGIDKPADFIIYSADGKLVRSGKCEPEKAVDISALVPGMYVFKIKDKPVKFIKK, via the coding sequence ATGAAAAAAATATATCTTTTTGTTTTGAGTGTTGCTGTTTTTCAGCAGCTGTATTCTCAAAATGACAATCTTGAAAAAAAAGGACTGATTGCAAAGGAAATGAAATCTTTTGCCCATAAAATGGCTGCAGGAAATACCAATCCCAATACACTGAATTATGATCTTCAGTACCAGCGGATGGATGTTACCATTAATCCTTCTGTGTATAACATTTCAGGCTCAGTGACCTCGCATTTCAAGCCGAACCAGGCTATTAACAGCATTTATTTTGACCTCAACAACCAGATGCCGGTTTCACAGGTGACGTACCATGGCCAGAATCTCAGCTTTCAACAGCTTTCCACCAAAGAGCTGAAAGTTAATTTTACGGCTTCGCTGGCTGCCAATGTGCTGGATTCGCTTACCGTTTATTATTCCGGAGCCCCTTCCAACGCTAACAATGCTTTCTTCAACGGCACTCAGGGCGGAACAGCAGTCCTGTCAACATTAAATGAGCCGTACGGTGCACAGGACTGGTTCCCGACCAAACAGAGCCTGAACGATAAGATTGAAAAGTTCGATATTAAAGTCACCACGCCTTCCCAGTACAACGTAGCTTCTAACGGAAAACTGATGTCTGAGACTGCTGTGGGCAACGGACAGAAACGTACCTTCTGGAGAACGCAGTACCCAACGGCGGCCTATCTCGTTGCGCTTTCGATTACCAATTTTGTGAAGCTTAACGATACCATGGGAAATCCTCCCTTTCCGTTTGTAAATTATGTATTCCCTTCAACAGCTTCCAATACGTCCAGCATGAGCAATATTGAATGGACCAAAACCGTAATGAATACTTTTGAAACCTATTTCGGGCCTTATCCTTTCAGGAATGAAAAATACGGGCACATGGAATTCCAGGCCGGAGGCGGAATGGAACACCAGACCATGTCTTCAATGGGTTCGTGGGGCAGAGGGCTGATTGCCCATGAGCTTGCCCACCAGTGGTTCGGCGACAAAGTAACTTGCGGGGCATGGAATGATATCTGGCTGAATGAAGGCTTTGCAACCTTCGGGGAACACCTTGCCAATGAAAAACTGCTGATGTCCAATACGGAATTTTTAAACTACCTTCTAACCCAAAAAAATTATGTCACCGGCGCCCCTGGAGGAAGCGTATATGTAGCAGATTCAGATCTGGGAAATACCGGCGCTATTTTCAGCGGAAGGCTTTCCTATTCAAAAGGAGGCTATGTGCTGAGGATGCTGAAATGGATTTTAGGGGACACCGCTTTCTATCAGGCGCTTCAGCAATACCACTCAAGGCCGGCCCTTGCCTATAATTATGTAAAGACCCAGGACTTCAATGCTTCTTTATTACAGTCTACAGGACAGGATTTTACGGGGTTTTTCAATGACTGGATCTACGGGGAAGGCTATCCTATATATGACATCCGCTGGAAACAGACGGGAAATACACTGACATTCAGGGCATCCCAGACCCAAAGCAGTCCTGCGGTAAGCTTTTTTGAAATGTCGCTGCCGGTAAAAGTCAATGGAACAGGCGGTCAGGTAGCTTATTTTTCGCTCAACAATACAGTTAACAACCAGTATTTCGTACAGTCGGTAACCTTTCCGGTAGCCAGTGTGGAGTTTAATTATGACTATCAGATCCTGGAAAGGAATTCTACGGTAAGCATGGATGCCAATTTAGGAACTTCTGAATTGATAAAGGAAGCATTTGCTTTATACCCGAACCCTGCGAAAAACGAACTATATATCAAAGGAATTGATAAGCCTGCAGACTTTATTATTTATTCTGCAGACGGTAAATTGGTGAGAAGCGGAAAATGCGAGCCTGAAAAAGCGGTTGATATTTCAGCGCTTGTTCCCGGAATGTATGTTTTTAAAATAAAAGACAAGCCGGTTAAATTCATCAAAAAATAG
- the kbl gene encoding glycine C-acetyltransferase produces MISKKYLENLQNELQNIENDGLYKKERIITSQQSAEIEANGKKLLNFCANNYLGLSNHPEVMKASQDMIGSHGYGMSSVRFICGTQDIHKQLEQKIAEFLGLEDTILYAACFDANGGVFEPLFTEEDAIISDELNHASIIDGVRLCKAARYRYKNNNMEDLEAQLIAASEKNHRFKIIVTDGVFSMDGIVADLKGVCDLADKYDALVMVDDSHATGFIGKTGRGTHEANEVMGRVDIITSTLGKALGGALGGFTSGKKEIIDMLRQRSRPYLFSNSLAPGIVGAALKVLDMISDDTSLRDRVMENAEYFRKEMKAKGFDIPDGDAAIVPVMLYDAPLAQKMAEKLMDEGIYVIGFFYPVVPKGKARIRVQLSAAHTREHLDKAIAAFEKVGKELDVIS; encoded by the coding sequence ATGATCTCTAAAAAGTATCTTGAAAACCTACAGAACGAACTGCAGAATATTGAAAATGACGGTCTTTACAAAAAAGAAAGGATTATTACTTCTCAGCAGAGTGCGGAAATAGAAGCCAACGGGAAAAAGCTTCTGAACTTCTGTGCCAACAATTATCTGGGATTATCCAACCATCCGGAAGTGATGAAGGCTTCCCAGGATATGATTGGATCCCACGGGTATGGAATGTCGTCTGTTCGTTTTATCTGCGGGACTCAGGATATCCATAAGCAGCTGGAGCAGAAAATTGCTGAATTTTTAGGACTTGAAGATACCATTTTATATGCTGCCTGCTTCGATGCCAACGGCGGGGTGTTCGAACCTTTATTTACAGAAGAAGATGCGATCATTTCAGATGAACTGAACCACGCTTCGATCATTGACGGAGTCCGTCTCTGTAAAGCCGCAAGATACCGCTATAAAAACAACAACATGGAAGATCTGGAGGCGCAGCTGATTGCCGCTTCCGAAAAAAACCACCGTTTTAAAATTATCGTAACGGACGGCGTATTCTCTATGGACGGAATTGTTGCAGACCTGAAAGGCGTTTGTGACCTGGCAGATAAATACGATGCCTTGGTTATGGTAGATGACTCCCATGCAACGGGTTTCATAGGGAAAACAGGCCGCGGGACGCATGAAGCCAACGAAGTGATGGGCCGGGTAGATATCATTACCTCTACATTAGGGAAAGCTTTAGGCGGTGCCCTGGGCGGATTTACCTCCGGTAAAAAAGAAATTATTGATATGCTGAGACAGCGTTCAAGGCCTTATTTATTCTCCAATTCACTCGCGCCCGGAATTGTCGGGGCAGCGCTGAAAGTTTTGGATATGATCTCTGACGATACTTCTCTCCGTGACCGGGTGATGGAAAATGCAGAATATTTCAGAAAGGAAATGAAGGCAAAAGGCTTCGATATCCCGGATGGTGATGCCGCAATTGTTCCCGTAATGCTTTATGATGCGCCTCTGGCCCAGAAAATGGCTGAAAAATTGATGGATGAAGGAATTTATGTAATCGGATTCTTCTATCCTGTAGTCCCGAAAGGAAAGGCAAGGATCAGGGTTCAGCTTTCTGCAGCACATACCCGGGAACATCTTGATAAAGCCATTGCTGCATTCGAGAAAGTAGGGAAAGAGCTGGATGTGATTTCTTAA
- a CDS encoding CopD family protein, whose protein sequence is MLYTIIKALHIIFMVSYFAGIFYLVRIFVYYKDTDGFPEEKKKILREQYIFMAGRLWNIITVPAGIIMAVCGLVMIFLNTGLMKTPWFHLKLTFLVGLAFYHYWCWKKVLELKKLNGAELDTANIKLRQANEIATFILFLVVFTVILKNGVIEYWWQLITGFFVLVFLIMMTVKLVNKSKKSNT, encoded by the coding sequence ATGCTTTATACAATAATAAAAGCGCTTCACATTATTTTTATGGTCAGCTATTTTGCGGGAATTTTTTACCTCGTTAGAATTTTTGTGTACTATAAAGATACCGACGGATTTCCGGAGGAAAAGAAAAAGATTTTAAGGGAGCAGTATATTTTTATGGCAGGAAGGCTGTGGAACATCATCACCGTTCCGGCCGGAATAATCATGGCGGTCTGCGGTCTGGTCATGATTTTCTTAAATACCGGATTAATGAAGACGCCCTGGTTTCATCTGAAACTGACCTTCCTTGTCGGACTGGCATTTTATCACTACTGGTGCTGGAAAAAAGTGCTGGAGCTAAAGAAACTTAACGGAGCTGAACTCGATACGGCAAATATCAAACTGAGGCAGGCCAACGAGATCGCCACCTTTATCCTGTTCCTTGTGGTATTTACAGTAATCCTGAAAAATGGAGTTATTGAATACTGGTGGCAATTAATCACCGGATTTTTCGTTCTGGTATTTCTGATTATGATGACCGTAAAACTGGTTAATAAAAGTAAAAAAAGTAATACATAA
- a CDS encoding ABC transporter permease subunit, translated as MFAILKKELWSYFGNWSAWLIIAAFSLIATLFLFFFDNDSNIFEIGTASLQSYFVLVPWFLMFIIPALSMKTFAEEQQTGTLNWLFSQPLKVSDLVFGKFLSVWIVGILCLIPSLIYLYTIYVLGVPAGNIDLGMTFGSYIGLIILIAAFSGVGILASSFSQNQIMAYLLGVFMCFIMYFGIEQLASYKLLGGADFILQNIGFYQHFLGFTRGLIDFKDVAYFVLVIGVTLVLSNHFINKKK; from the coding sequence ATGTTTGCAATTTTAAAAAAAGAACTTTGGAGTTATTTCGGGAACTGGAGCGCATGGCTGATCATTGCGGCTTTCAGCCTGATTGCGACGCTGTTTCTGTTTTTTTTCGATAATGATTCCAATATTTTTGAAATCGGGACCGCTTCGCTCCAGAGCTACTTTGTACTGGTGCCGTGGTTCCTGATGTTCATTATCCCCGCGCTTTCCATGAAAACTTTTGCTGAAGAACAGCAGACCGGAACCTTAAACTGGCTGTTTTCCCAGCCGCTGAAAGTTTCAGACCTGGTATTCGGAAAATTTCTTTCTGTCTGGATCGTCGGGATTCTATGCCTGATCCCGTCATTGATTTACCTGTATACGATATATGTCTTAGGCGTTCCTGCGGGAAATATTGACCTGGGAATGACCTTCGGGAGCTATATCGGGCTGATTATTCTGATTGCCGCATTTTCAGGTGTAGGCATTCTTGCATCTTCTTTTTCCCAGAACCAGATCATGGCGTATCTGCTGGGTGTTTTCATGTGCTTCATCATGTATTTCGGGATTGAACAGCTGGCCAGTTATAAACTGCTGGGCGGTGCAGATTTTATTTTGCAGAACATCGGTTTTTACCAGCATTTCTTAGGGTTTACCAGAGGGCTTATCGATTTTAAGGATGTCGCTTATTTTGTGTTGGTCATTGGGGTCACTTTGGTATTGTCCAATCATTTTATCAATAAAAAGAAGTAA
- the gldG gene encoding gliding motility-associated ABC transporter substrate-binding protein GldG gives MKKIQFRSPAGILLFLVLPLAVILAVSGIRLDLTKEKRYTLSDNTIKVLESVKKPVMVEVYLEGDFPADFKQLQSETKFMLENFRKVNSKVDFKFIDPIETKIPKDSLLSHGIYPSVLDDRKSGKTSQIEIYPYALIKNGKVKVTVPLVVEQNYTDNAELLNKSIENLEYNFISRLKIATNESFKKVGVLVNQDELSPGEFQGFMNLALENYDAGPIIPKNRTELSLADVPLLKQMSALVIAKPRKAFTDGEKVILDQYIMNGGKTLWMIDAVNAEMDTLMRSEKLMPYPVDLNLTDFFFNYGIRINPALVKDVKKFAKLKFVAGEVAGNAQYSTQPWPYFPLGIAENENPITKNINPVKFEFPTSIDTLGGRKNIRTDVLFESSERTSLKQVPNYVSLEEINSVDSLGQLEKPSTPKIFAVALQGKFTSAYASRIERKSYPGFKASSPENKMIVIADGDIARNKVVNGKPMPLGMDVLTQERFGNEQFLKNALDYLLDDSNLMELRNRNIEERLLDRYLINEERNYWQWFNLLLPLAIIAVLGGLFFWLRKRKFG, from the coding sequence ATGAAGAAGATACAGTTCAGGTCCCCGGCAGGAATTTTGCTCTTTTTGGTGTTGCCGCTTGCGGTAATCCTGGCCGTTTCAGGAATCAGGTTGGATTTAACCAAAGAAAAAAGGTATACCCTTTCAGATAATACCATCAAGGTTTTGGAATCCGTGAAAAAGCCGGTTATGGTTGAAGTTTACCTCGAAGGTGATTTCCCTGCGGATTTCAAACAGCTTCAGAGCGAGACGAAATTCATGCTTGAAAATTTCAGGAAAGTGAATTCTAAGGTGGATTTCAAATTTATCGACCCGATTGAAACAAAGATCCCGAAAGACAGCTTATTATCTCACGGAATATACCCGTCTGTCCTGGATGACCGGAAAAGCGGGAAAACTTCACAGATCGAAATTTATCCGTATGCGCTGATTAAGAACGGGAAAGTAAAAGTAACCGTACCGTTGGTGGTGGAGCAGAATTATACGGATAACGCCGAACTGCTTAATAAATCCATTGAAAACCTGGAGTATAATTTTATTTCCAGATTAAAAATAGCCACCAATGAAAGCTTTAAGAAAGTAGGCGTTCTGGTGAACCAGGATGAGCTGAGCCCGGGAGAATTCCAGGGATTTATGAATCTTGCACTTGAAAATTATGATGCCGGACCGATTATTCCTAAAAACCGGACTGAACTTTCATTAGCCGATGTCCCGTTGCTGAAACAGATGAGCGCCCTGGTGATTGCAAAGCCCAGGAAAGCGTTTACGGATGGCGAGAAAGTAATTCTTGACCAGTACATCATGAACGGCGGAAAAACCCTCTGGATGATCGATGCCGTGAATGCGGAAATGGATACCCTGATGCGTTCTGAAAAGCTGATGCCCTATCCGGTTGACCTTAACCTGACGGATTTCTTTTTCAATTACGGGATCAGGATCAATCCGGCTCTGGTAAAAGATGTGAAGAAGTTTGCCAAGCTGAAGTTCGTTGCCGGAGAAGTGGCCGGAAACGCACAGTATTCTACCCAGCCATGGCCTTATTTTCCGTTGGGCATTGCCGAAAATGAGAATCCGATTACTAAAAACATCAACCCCGTAAAATTCGAGTTCCCGACCTCGATTGATACATTGGGCGGAAGAAAAAATATCAGGACAGACGTCCTTTTTGAATCCAGTGAAAGGACATCCCTGAAGCAGGTCCCGAACTACGTAAGCTTAGAGGAAATCAACAGTGTGGACAGCTTAGGGCAATTGGAAAAACCGAGCACGCCTAAAATCTTTGCCGTGGCACTGCAGGGTAAATTTACTTCTGCGTATGCTTCAAGGATCGAAAGGAAATCCTATCCCGGTTTTAAAGCGTCAAGCCCTGAAAATAAAATGATCGTTATTGCAGATGGGGACATCGCCAGAAATAAAGTAGTGAACGGAAAACCAATGCCTTTGGGAATGGATGTCCTGACACAGGAGCGTTTCGGAAATGAGCAGTTCCTGAAAAATGCACTGGATTACCTTTTGGATGACAGCAACCTGATGGAATTAAGAAACCGCAATATCGAAGAAAGGCTTCTGGACCGTTACCTGATCAATGAAGAAAGGAATTACTGGCAGTGGTTCAACCTGCTGCTTCCTTTAGCGATTATTGCCGTTCTGGGAGGGTTGTTCTTCTGGCTGAGGAAGAGGAAGTTCGGATAA
- a CDS encoding type II toxin-antitoxin system RelE/ParE family toxin, with translation MAHKIRKQILASTKQLTQNPESGQLELYLESLNKQHRYVVSSNYKIIYRVENKNIVINDVFDVRQNPIKMTDESRDKK, from the coding sequence GTGGCCCATAAAATCCGGAAACAAATCCTCGCATCAACAAAACAGCTGACTCAAAATCCGGAATCCGGTCAACTTGAATTGTATCTCGAAAGCCTGAATAAACAGCACAGGTACGTTGTAAGCAGTAATTATAAAATCATTTACAGAGTAGAAAATAAAAATATTGTGATTAATGATGTGTTCGATGTAAGACAGAATCCAATTAAAATGACAGATGAGAGTCGGGATAAGAAATAA
- a CDS encoding bacteriocin-like protein → MKNLKKLSRNQMKSVSGALAAPCDGWK, encoded by the coding sequence ATGAAAAATTTGAAAAAACTTTCAAGAAACCAAATGAAATCAGTAAGCGGAGCATTGGCTGCTCCTTGTGACGGATGGAAATGA
- a CDS encoding helix-turn-helix transcriptional regulator: MKQAFRFNSLSDFHTFSNLPGPEHPLISLIDYSQISYPTDNDTELKWIQNFYSIGLKRNVNARFNYGQQEYDFDSGVLCFVSPLQFLSLEMKPDVEVKPTGYLLLIHPDFLWGTSLIKKIKSYEFFSYQINEALFLSDKEEKIIVDLFKNIEREYRNNMDKFTQELIVAQLELFLIYAERFYERQFLTRKKSSHELLDKFEEVLDGYFTNGNLIESGIPSVKTIAAQMNISSNYLGTLLRIHTQQNTQQHIQNKIIDTAKERLSTTNLSVSEIAYELGFEHPQSFSKLFKQKTNQSPGEFRRLFN; the protein is encoded by the coding sequence ATGAAACAGGCATTCCGTTTTAATTCTTTATCTGATTTCCACACGTTCAGCAATCTCCCGGGCCCGGAACATCCGCTGATCAGCCTGATCGATTACAGCCAGATCAGTTATCCCACTGATAATGACACCGAGCTGAAATGGATCCAGAATTTTTATTCCATCGGACTGAAACGGAACGTCAATGCCAGGTTCAATTACGGCCAGCAGGAATATGATTTTGACTCCGGCGTACTTTGTTTTGTATCACCGCTTCAGTTTCTGAGCCTTGAAATGAAACCCGATGTGGAGGTAAAACCAACCGGTTATTTACTGCTGATCCACCCGGATTTTCTTTGGGGCACTTCCCTGATCAAAAAAATAAAATCGTACGAATTTTTCAGCTACCAGATCAATGAAGCGCTTTTCCTTTCTGACAAGGAAGAGAAAATCATCGTAGACCTTTTTAAAAATATTGAAAGGGAATACCGGAACAATATGGACAAATTCACACAGGAGTTGATTGTCGCCCAGCTTGAACTGTTCCTTATTTACGCCGAACGTTTTTACGAACGCCAGTTCCTTACCCGGAAAAAATCCAGCCATGAGCTGCTGGATAAATTTGAAGAAGTCCTGGACGGATATTTTACAAACGGAAACCTCATTGAAAGCGGCATTCCTTCCGTGAAAACCATTGCCGCCCAAATGAATATTTCCTCCAATTACCTCGGTACTTTACTGCGCATCCATACGCAGCAAAATACCCAACAGCACATCCAGAATAAAATTATTGACACGGCAAAGGAACGCCTGAGCACTACAAATCTTTCGGTAAGTGAGATTGCTTACGAACTGGGGTTTGAGCATCCGCAGTCTTTCAGTAAGCTGTTTAAGCAGAAAACGAACCAGTCGCCGGGGGAGTTTAGGCGGTTGTTTAATTGA
- a CDS encoding SDR family NAD(P)-dependent oxidoreductase produces METKKVWFVTGASKGLGLALVKKLLGQGYRVVATSRTIQSLRLEIGEQSEDFLPLEVSLTDPENVKSAIEKSIEHFGQLDVIVNNAGYGQIGTLEELSDEEARANFDINVFGTLNVIRNAMPYLRKQRSGHIFNISSIGGYSGNFPGWGIYCATKFAVAGLTESLAEEIKDFGVKATVVYPGYFRTDFLSKESVRTPQNVIEEYEAARNSEQAHLDEINGNQPNDPEKGAEAIIEISKAQHSPVHFLLGSGASEFLDKKFETMKGDADRWESLTLFTVI; encoded by the coding sequence ATGGAAACAAAAAAAGTATGGTTCGTAACAGGAGCTTCAAAAGGTTTAGGATTGGCTTTGGTAAAAAAACTCTTGGGACAAGGTTACCGGGTAGTGGCAACAAGCAGAACTATCCAGTCTTTGCGTTTGGAAATCGGAGAGCAATCGGAAGATTTCTTACCGCTTGAAGTCAGTTTAACAGATCCTGAAAATGTAAAATCAGCAATCGAAAAAAGCATTGAACATTTCGGACAGCTCGATGTAATAGTCAACAATGCGGGATACGGGCAGATCGGGACGCTGGAAGAGCTTTCGGATGAAGAAGCCAGAGCCAATTTCGATATCAATGTTTTCGGGACGCTGAATGTGATCAGAAATGCGATGCCTTATCTTCGCAAGCAGAGATCAGGTCATATTTTCAATATTTCTTCGATCGGAGGCTACTCCGGGAACTTTCCGGGCTGGGGAATTTACTGTGCGACAAAATTCGCGGTTGCCGGACTTACGGAATCGTTGGCAGAGGAAATCAAAGACTTCGGAGTAAAGGCTACCGTAGTATATCCGGGATACTTCAGGACCGATTTCTTAAGCAAAGAATCTGTGAGGACGCCTCAGAATGTGATTGAAGAATATGAAGCCGCAAGAAATTCTGAACAGGCTCACCTGGATGAAATCAACGGTAACCAGCCCAATGATCCGGAAAAAGGCGCAGAAGCCATCATCGAAATCAGCAAAGCGCAACATTCGCCTGTTCATTTCCTGCTGGGAAGCGGCGCATCCGAGTTTCTGGATAAAAAATTTGAAACGATGAAAGGCGATGCCGACAGATGGGAAAGCCTGACGTTGTTTACGGTCATCTAA
- a CDS encoding Crp/Fnr family transcriptional regulator: protein MYIAGMKEFIDYLLKFGDLNEQQISFITGNAIETELRKDAYFAEAGKVVRQSGFMTEGILRNYYYNSRGEEITKYFVEENNMVICKASFDHEVPATSYLQAVTDCRIITFPKKNWEEISGTVMIWDSLMQKVTSRALVRKVERISPLVSQDATTRYLEFLENYPGLANRVPLSYIASYLGITQQSLSRIRKNIRLT from the coding sequence ATGTATATTGCAGGAATGAAAGAGTTTATTGACTATCTGCTGAAATTCGGTGACCTGAACGAACAGCAGATCAGCTTTATTACCGGAAATGCCATTGAAACAGAGCTTAGAAAGGATGCTTATTTTGCGGAAGCAGGAAAAGTGGTGAGGCAGAGCGGATTTATGACTGAAGGTATTCTCCGGAACTATTATTACAACAGCAGAGGCGAGGAAATCACCAAATATTTCGTAGAAGAAAACAATATGGTGATCTGCAAAGCCAGTTTTGATCATGAGGTTCCTGCCACTTCCTATCTGCAGGCGGTTACTGACTGCAGGATTATTACTTTTCCGAAAAAAAACTGGGAAGAAATTTCCGGTACCGTCATGATCTGGGACAGCCTGATGCAGAAAGTAACTTCCAGGGCTTTAGTAAGAAAGGTGGAAAGGATCAGTCCGCTTGTTTCGCAGGACGCCACTACCCGTTACCTGGAGTTTCTGGAAAACTATCCGGGCCTGGCCAACCGGGTCCCGCTTTCCTATATTGCTTCCTATCTCGGGATTACGCAGCAGTCACTCAGCAGGATCAGGAAAAACATACGGTTAACGTAA
- a CDS encoding SDR family oxidoreductase: MKTVLITGANRSIGLETAKQLSEQGLFIYLGSRSLENGEKAVNELHEKGFQNIKAIEIDVTRPESISAAKNRIEKEQGKLDILINNAGILGVQPQTAAETPVDGIKEVFETNFFGVISVTRAFLSLLKKSDSPRISNITSGLGSLTLHSDPEWKYYHVKNAAYGPSKSALNAYTIVLAYELRDSPFKVNAIDPGYTATDFNHHSGPGSVESAASFIIKHTVTDENAPTGQFYSHDIEDETGISPW, encoded by the coding sequence ATGAAAACAGTATTAATTACAGGAGCCAACAGAAGCATCGGCCTTGAAACCGCAAAACAACTTTCAGAACAGGGACTGTTCATATACCTGGGAAGCCGCAGCCTTGAGAATGGTGAAAAAGCGGTAAATGAATTACATGAGAAAGGATTCCAAAATATCAAAGCCATTGAAATTGATGTTACCCGTCCGGAATCAATTTCAGCCGCAAAAAACAGGATTGAAAAAGAACAGGGCAAACTGGATATCCTGATCAACAATGCCGGGATCCTGGGAGTACAGCCGCAAACAGCTGCTGAAACTCCGGTAGACGGTATCAAAGAAGTTTTTGAGACCAATTTTTTCGGAGTGATCAGCGTTACCCGGGCTTTCCTAAGCCTGCTTAAAAAATCAGACAGCCCGAGAATCAGCAATATTACCTCCGGACTGGGTTCACTGACGTTGCACAGCGATCCGGAATGGAAATATTACCATGTGAAAAATGCAGCTTACGGACCTTCCAAATCAGCTCTAAATGCCTACACCATTGTTCTGGCGTACGAACTGAGAGACTCGCCTTTTAAAGTAAACGCCATTGATCCCGGCTATACCGCAACGGATTTCAACCACCACAGCGGGCCGGGTTCCGTAGAAAGTGCCGCGTCATTCATTATTAAGCACACTGTAACGGATGAAAATGCACCGACCGGACAGTTCTACAGCCATGATATTGAGGATGAAACCGGAATCAGTCCCTGGTAA
- a CDS encoding Crp/Fnr family transcriptional regulator: MKELFDFILRFGNLNPQQMEFIAAKATILEFPKDAYFSEAGKIARQVGFNTEGILRVCYYNNKSEEITKYFIEENNLVVDLESFDNGISSTVYVQAVTDCRMIVFQKKDWQELLQTIVGFDAIVHKIISRALMQKVERRSPLVSEDATTRYLKFLKVYPTAVNRIPLSYVASYLGVTQSSLSRIRKNIK; encoded by the coding sequence ATGAAAGAACTGTTTGATTTCATTTTAAGGTTTGGGAACCTCAACCCGCAGCAGATGGAATTTATTGCCGCTAAAGCCACAATACTTGAGTTTCCCAAAGACGCGTATTTTTCTGAAGCCGGAAAAATCGCGCGGCAGGTAGGCTTTAATACAGAAGGCATTTTGCGTGTCTGCTATTACAACAATAAAAGTGAAGAGATCACCAAATATTTTATTGAAGAAAATAACCTGGTGGTAGACCTTGAAAGCTTCGATAACGGAATTTCTTCCACAGTCTATGTCCAGGCGGTTACCGATTGCAGAATGATTGTTTTCCAGAAGAAAGACTGGCAGGAACTCTTACAGACCATTGTCGGTTTTGATGCGATTGTCCATAAAATTATATCAAGGGCCCTGATGCAGAAGGTGGAGAGAAGGAGTCCGCTTGTTTCGGAAGATGCCACCACGAGATACCTGAAATTCCTGAAGGTCTACCCTACTGCGGTCAACCGTATTCCGCTTTCCTATGTTGCTTCCTACCTGGGCGTCACACAGTCTTCTTTAAGCAGAATCAGGAAAAATATTAAATAG
- a CDS encoding DUF4268 domain-containing protein, translating to MFSKQEAQQLKKEFWTAFGKSFPRKWILYDTKIKDMSFKFYADNKKAEVSLDIEMKDEVFRNAYYEKIWSLEDILKDYVGEFQKDEYFTLENGKTISRIWVEQYGVSIFNKNTWPQTFAFFLEKMDGFERFYYEYEDFIKDV from the coding sequence ATGTTCAGTAAACAGGAAGCACAGCAGTTAAAAAAAGAATTCTGGACGGCTTTCGGAAAGTCTTTCCCGAGGAAATGGATTCTGTATGACACGAAAATCAAGGATATGTCGTTCAAATTTTACGCAGATAATAAAAAAGCAGAGGTTTCTCTGGATATCGAAATGAAAGATGAAGTTTTCCGGAATGCCTATTACGAGAAAATCTGGTCGCTGGAAGACATCCTGAAAGACTACGTCGGGGAATTTCAGAAGGATGAATATTTTACACTGGAAAACGGAAAAACCATCAGCAGGATCTGGGTGGAACAATACGGTGTTTCCATTTTCAACAAAAATACATGGCCGCAGACCTTTGCGTTTTTCCTGGAAAAAATGGACGGTTTTGAAAGGTTCTATTATGAGTATGAAGATTTTATAAAAGACGTTTAA